In a genomic window of Thermosynechococcus sp. CL-1:
- the atpE gene encoding ATP synthase F0 subunit C, whose protein sequence is MDPLVASASVLAAALAIGLASLGPGIGQGNASGQAVEGIARQPEAEGKIRGTLLLTLAFMESLTIYGLVIALVLLFANPFAS, encoded by the coding sequence ATGGATCCGTTAGTCGCTTCTGCTTCTGTTTTGGCTGCTGCTCTGGCAATTGGTTTGGCATCGCTTGGGCCTGGGATTGGTCAAGGGAATGCCTCTGGTCAAGCCGTGGAAGGGATTGCGCGGCAACCGGAAGCGGAAGGTAAAATTCGGGGTACACTGCTGCTGACCTTGGCATTCATGGAGTCCCTGACCATCTACGGTCTGGTGATTGCGCTGGTGCTCCTGTTTGCCAACCCCTTTGCATCCTAA